The Nostoc flagelliforme CCNUN1 genome includes a region encoding these proteins:
- a CDS encoding DUF1392 family protein: MLVSLLERVYVKSAKAFGYCTGVEWSERGWKYEIFACNL; this comes from the coding sequence GTGCTAGTGAGTCTGTTAGAGCGGGTGTATGTTAAGTCTGCCAAAGCATTCGGTTACTGCACTGGTGTGGAGTGGTCAGAACGTGGCTGGAAATACGAAATCTTCGCTTGTAATTTATAA